Proteins encoded in a region of the Triticum dicoccoides isolate Atlit2015 ecotype Zavitan chromosome 3A, WEW_v2.0, whole genome shotgun sequence genome:
- the LOC119273122 gene encoding BTB/POZ and MATH domain-containing protein 2-like — protein sequence MEASGYVVDDRLTIRCALTVINDPYVIEEEAHVEEEAPPSEITDQLGKLLEAKEGVDVTFEVQGEKFPAHKLVLAMQSPVFKAMLYGPMMEKDSSRIVINNMQPLVFKFLLHFIYNNLLPADKVMGDDLLDEDDKKEVTRHLLVTADRYGMERLKLMCESILCKDLDAESLATTLALANQHSCSRLQDACVRFIASSSTKIDDVVASKGYNRLKKTCPDTVMEMWEKASRLRNRKT from the coding sequence ATGGAAGCATCGGGCTATGTTGTTGACGATCGTCTCACTATCAGATGCGCCTTGACCGTCATCAATGATCCATATGTTATCGAGGAGGAGGCCCATGTTGAGGAGGAGGCGCCACCATCGGAAATCACGGACCAACTCGGGAAGCTACTAGAGGCAAAGGAGGGCGTGGATGTGACATTCGAGGTTCAAGGAGAGAAATTTCCAGCCCACAAGCTCGTGCTAGCGATGCAGTCCCCGGTTTTCAAGGCGATGCTCTATGGGCCGATGATGGAGAAGGATTCAAGCCGCATCGTCATTAACAacatgcaaccccttgtcttcaaGTTTCTTCTCCACTTCATTTATAACAATTTGTTGCCTGCAGATAAAGTCATGGGCGATGACTTGCTGGATGAAGACGATAAGAAAGAGGTAACTAGACACCTGCTTGTGACTGCGGATCGGTATGGCATGGAAAGATTGAAGCTTATGTGTGAAAGCATCCTCTGCAAAGACCTCGATGCCGAGTCCCTTGCAACTACATTGGCTTTGGCCAATCAACATAGTTGTTCTCGGCTACAAGATGCTTGCGTTCGATTTATTGCATCATCATCtactaaaatagatgatgtggtggCAAGCAAAGGGTACAATCGGCTCAAAAAAACTTGTCCGGATACCGTAATGGAGATGTGGGAAAAAGCAAGTAGGCTCCGCAACCGCAAAACCTAG